A genomic window from Solanum dulcamara chromosome 11, daSolDulc1.2, whole genome shotgun sequence includes:
- the LOC129873291 gene encoding eukaryotic translation initiation factor 6-2 isoform X2: MATRLQFENSCDIGVFSKLTNAYCLVAIGGSENFYSTFESELSGIIPVIKTSIGGTRIIGRLCAGNKKGLLLPHTTTDQELQHLRNSLPDGVVVQRIDERLSALGNCIACNDHVALTHTDLDKETEEMIADVLGVEVFRQTIAGNILVGSYCAISNTGGLVHPHTSIEDLDELSTLLQVPLVAGTVNRGSEVIAAGLTVNDWTAFTGSDTTATELSVIESVFKLREAQPTAIVDEMRKSLIDSYV, from the exons ATGGCTACTA GGCTTCAATTTGAAAATTCATGTGACATTGGTGTTTTCTCAAAGCTGACCAATGCATATTGCTTGGTAGCTATTGGGGGTTCTGAAAACTTCTACAG CACATTTGAGTCTGAGCTATCAGGCATTATCCCAGTGATTAAAACCTCTATTGGAGGAACGAGGATAATTGGAAGACTCTGCGCTG GAAACAAAAAGGGTCTTCTCTTGCCTCACACTACTACAGATCAAG AACTTCAGCACTTGAGGAACAGTTTGCCGGATGGAGTTGTGGTTCAGCGCATTGATGAGCGATTATCTGCCCTGGGAAACTGCATAGCATGTAATGATCATGTTGCTCTGACGCATACAGATCTTGACAAG GAAACTGAAGAGATGATTGCTGATGTTCTTGGTGTGGAAGTTTTCAGGCAAACAATAGCAGGGAATATTCTCGTTGGTAGCTATTGTGCTATCTCAAACACTGGAGGCTTG GTACATCCTCATACATCCATTGAAGACTTGGATGAGCTTTCAActcttcttcaagttcctctGGTTGCAGGAACCGTGAACCGTGGTAGTGAAGTGATTGCTGCTGGATTGACTGTCAATGACTGGACAGCATTTACTGGCTCAGACACTACTGCGACAGAGTTGTCTGTTATTGAAAGTGTTTTCAAGCTAAGAGAGGCTCAACCTACTGCTATTGTTGATGAGATGAGGAAATCATTGATCGACAGTTACGTTTGA
- the LOC129873291 gene encoding eukaryotic translation initiation factor 6-2 isoform X1 codes for MIFYMIAGLQFENSCDIGVFSKLTNAYCLVAIGGSENFYSTFESELSGIIPVIKTSIGGTRIIGRLCAGNKKGLLLPHTTTDQELQHLRNSLPDGVVVQRIDERLSALGNCIACNDHVALTHTDLDKETEEMIADVLGVEVFRQTIAGNILVGSYCAISNTGGLVHPHTSIEDLDELSTLLQVPLVAGTVNRGSEVIAAGLTVNDWTAFTGSDTTATELSVIESVFKLREAQPTAIVDEMRKSLIDSYV; via the exons ATGATTTTTTACATGATTGCAGGGCTTCAATTTGAAAATTCATGTGACATTGGTGTTTTCTCAAAGCTGACCAATGCATATTGCTTGGTAGCTATTGGGGGTTCTGAAAACTTCTACAG CACATTTGAGTCTGAGCTATCAGGCATTATCCCAGTGATTAAAACCTCTATTGGAGGAACGAGGATAATTGGAAGACTCTGCGCTG GAAACAAAAAGGGTCTTCTCTTGCCTCACACTACTACAGATCAAG AACTTCAGCACTTGAGGAACAGTTTGCCGGATGGAGTTGTGGTTCAGCGCATTGATGAGCGATTATCTGCCCTGGGAAACTGCATAGCATGTAATGATCATGTTGCTCTGACGCATACAGATCTTGACAAG GAAACTGAAGAGATGATTGCTGATGTTCTTGGTGTGGAAGTTTTCAGGCAAACAATAGCAGGGAATATTCTCGTTGGTAGCTATTGTGCTATCTCAAACACTGGAGGCTTG GTACATCCTCATACATCCATTGAAGACTTGGATGAGCTTTCAActcttcttcaagttcctctGGTTGCAGGAACCGTGAACCGTGGTAGTGAAGTGATTGCTGCTGGATTGACTGTCAATGACTGGACAGCATTTACTGGCTCAGACACTACTGCGACAGAGTTGTCTGTTATTGAAAGTGTTTTCAAGCTAAGAGAGGCTCAACCTACTGCTATTGTTGATGAGATGAGGAAATCATTGATCGACAGTTACGTTTGA
- the LOC129874678 gene encoding ubiquitin-like-specific protease ESD4 isoform X2, with translation MSKRKRGVRMKRINNSLLHNPSESSAPEIGNHQQADIHTTVNHKLKGIHVLGETHNLYQNCSLSKNVQRSKEGLQTSATDQERINTELPSWSQFRPRSRLPTQKSKVTADTSHSEVIPQQASSCSQFKPRPHSRKRTKSKKTDGIMDSEVIPQQASCCSQFKPRPNSRKRTKSKITANTTDSEVIPQQASCCSQFKPRPHSRKRTKSKITDSTTDSEVIPQRASRCHGQSRRNNSQKGLGSSKFELYLESIWKLHPEDRRNAFTYLDSLWFSLYSERSHKAKVLSWIAKKKIFSKEYVFVPIVLWGHWSLLIFCHLGESLQSKERSPCMLLLDSLHMANPERFEPGIRKFVIDLFKAEQRPETKDQIRKIPLMIPKVPQQRNDEDCGNFVLYYINLFLESAPENISISKGYPYFGNAGDWFSALKKISDY, from the exons ATGTCAAAGCGGAAACGTGGAGTGAGGATGAAGAGAATTAACAACTCCCTTCTTCACAATCCTTCAG AATCTTCTGCCCCTGAAATTGGGAACCATCAGCAAGCCGATATACATACAACTGTAAATCACAAGCTAAAAGGCATCCATGTACTGGGAGAAACACACAATTTGTATCAAAACTGCTCATTGTCTAAAAATGTTCAAAGATCAAAGGAGGGACTACAAACTTCTG CGACTGATCAGGAAAGGATTAATACAGAACTCCCAAGTTGGTCACAGTTCAGACCACGATCACGTCTACCAACGCAAAAAAGTAAGGTGACAGCTGATACAAGCCATTCTGAAGTAATCCCACAGCAAGCTTCTAGTTGTTCGCAGTTCAAACCACGACCACATTCACGAAAAAGAACGAAAAGTAAGAAAACAGATGGTATAATGGATTCTGAAGTTATCCCACAGCAAGCATCTTGTTGTTCACAGTTCAAACCACGACCAAATTCACGAAAAAGAACAAAAAGTAAGATAACAGCTAATACAACGGATTCTGAAGTTATTCCACAGCAAGCTTCTTGTTGTTCGCAGTTCAAACCACGACCACATTCACGCAAAAGAACGAAAAGTAAGATAACAGATAGTACAACAGATTCTGAAGTAATCCCACAGCGTGCTTCTCGTTGTCATGGTCAGTCAAGGAGGAACAACAGTCAAAAGGGGTTAGGCTCATCGAAATTTGAGCTTTACTTGGA GAGCATATGGAAATTGCATCCAGAAGATAGAAGAAACGCATTTACATACCTTGACAGCTTGTGGTTCTCCTTGTACTCGGAGCGTTCTCATAAAGCTAAGGTATTGAGCTGGATTGCGAAAAAGAAGATATTCTCAAAAGAGTATGTTTTTGTTCCCATTGTTCTCTG GGGTCACTGGAGTCTCCTGATCTTTTGTCACCTTGGTGAAAGTTtacaatctaaagaaagaagtCCTTGTATGTTGTTGCTTGATTCTTTGCACATGGCGAACCCTGAGAGATTTGAACCTGGGATCAGAAA ATTTGTTATAGACCTATTCAAGGCAGAACAGAGGCCAGAAACCAAGGACCAGATCAGGAAAATCCCTCTAATGATTCCAAAG GTTCCACAGCAGAGAAATGATGAAGACTGTGGCAATTTTGTTTTGTACTATATAAACCTCTTCTTAGAGAGTGCTCCAGAAAATATTAGCATTTCAAAGGGCTACCCATACTTT GGGAACGCTGGTGATTGGTTTTCGGCACTGAAAAAAATATCAGACtactaa
- the LOC129874678 gene encoding uncharacterized protein LOC129874678 isoform X1 produces the protein MSKRKRGVRMKRINNSLLHNPSESSAPEIGNHQQADIHTTVNHKLKGIHVLGETHNLYQNCSLSKNVQRSKEGLQTSATDQERINTELPSWSQFRPRSRLPTQKSKVTADTSHSEVIPQQASSCSQFKPRPHSRKRTKSKKTDGIMDSEVIPQQASCCSQFKPRPNSRKRTKSKITANTTDSEVIPQQASCCSQFKPRPHSRKRTKSKITDSTTDSEVIPQRASRCHGQSRRNNSQKGLGSSKFELYLESIWKLHPEDRRNAFTYLDSLWFSLYSERSHKAKVLSWIAKKKIFSKEYVFVPIVLWGHWSLLIFCHLGESLQSKERSPCMLLLDSLHMANPERFEPGIRKFVIDLFKAEQRPETKDQIRKIPLMIPKVPQQRNDEDCGNFVLYYINLFLESAPENISISKGYPYFMTEDWFSLERLECFFQELQSTAGSTFDSDECLVDDGDVVCINPS, from the exons ATGTCAAAGCGGAAACGTGGAGTGAGGATGAAGAGAATTAACAACTCCCTTCTTCACAATCCTTCAG AATCTTCTGCCCCTGAAATTGGGAACCATCAGCAAGCCGATATACATACAACTGTAAATCACAAGCTAAAAGGCATCCATGTACTGGGAGAAACACACAATTTGTATCAAAACTGCTCATTGTCTAAAAATGTTCAAAGATCAAAGGAGGGACTACAAACTTCTG CGACTGATCAGGAAAGGATTAATACAGAACTCCCAAGTTGGTCACAGTTCAGACCACGATCACGTCTACCAACGCAAAAAAGTAAGGTGACAGCTGATACAAGCCATTCTGAAGTAATCCCACAGCAAGCTTCTAGTTGTTCGCAGTTCAAACCACGACCACATTCACGAAAAAGAACGAAAAGTAAGAAAACAGATGGTATAATGGATTCTGAAGTTATCCCACAGCAAGCATCTTGTTGTTCACAGTTCAAACCACGACCAAATTCACGAAAAAGAACAAAAAGTAAGATAACAGCTAATACAACGGATTCTGAAGTTATTCCACAGCAAGCTTCTTGTTGTTCGCAGTTCAAACCACGACCACATTCACGCAAAAGAACGAAAAGTAAGATAACAGATAGTACAACAGATTCTGAAGTAATCCCACAGCGTGCTTCTCGTTGTCATGGTCAGTCAAGGAGGAACAACAGTCAAAAGGGGTTAGGCTCATCGAAATTTGAGCTTTACTTGGA GAGCATATGGAAATTGCATCCAGAAGATAGAAGAAACGCATTTACATACCTTGACAGCTTGTGGTTCTCCTTGTACTCGGAGCGTTCTCATAAAGCTAAGGTATTGAGCTGGATTGCGAAAAAGAAGATATTCTCAAAAGAGTATGTTTTTGTTCCCATTGTTCTCTG GGGTCACTGGAGTCTCCTGATCTTTTGTCACCTTGGTGAAAGTTtacaatctaaagaaagaagtCCTTGTATGTTGTTGCTTGATTCTTTGCACATGGCGAACCCTGAGAGATTTGAACCTGGGATCAGAAA ATTTGTTATAGACCTATTCAAGGCAGAACAGAGGCCAGAAACCAAGGACCAGATCAGGAAAATCCCTCTAATGATTCCAAAG GTTCCACAGCAGAGAAATGATGAAGACTGTGGCAATTTTGTTTTGTACTATATAAACCTCTTCTTAGAGAGTGCTCCAGAAAATATTAGCATTTCAAAGGGCTACCCATACTTT ATGACAGAGGACTGGTTTAGCCTTGAACGGTTGGAATGCTTTTTCCAAGAACTGCAATCTACTGCTGGAAGTACTTTCGATTCTGATGAATGTCTCGTAGATGACGGAGATGTAGTGTGTATAAATCCTAGCTAG